From a single Rhodococcus qingshengii JCM 15477 genomic region:
- a CDS encoding LpqN/LpqT family lipoprotein, translating to MSPKSSTLALGIASLITAALVLSGCSSSESGDAVSSDTNTSETTASESSASSSSAAAATPTLRDGTPFIGERTTIETGDDPEAPSISVSLPPSWTHGENIPAGVTDALSSNSQEPSGFMPNTTVTVENQGTATKDEVLAAARETIATLDGWTEVKYTEIDVDGQQGFRLSGTWTAPNLDVPLYAVMTVVAYQADDNSPVYLVSFANQFTDTTNMQTSNQVEEINTSIEFG from the coding sequence ATGAGCCCTAAGAGCAGCACACTTGCTCTCGGAATAGCGTCACTGATCACTGCTGCACTCGTCTTGTCCGGATGCAGCAGTTCGGAAAGCGGCGACGCCGTCTCCAGTGATACCAACACCAGTGAGACCACTGCTTCCGAAAGTTCTGCATCCTCGTCGTCTGCCGCTGCCGCGACGCCGACTTTGCGGGACGGAACACCGTTCATCGGTGAGCGGACGACGATCGAAACCGGCGACGACCCCGAAGCGCCGAGCATCAGCGTCAGCCTCCCGCCGAGCTGGACTCACGGCGAGAACATCCCTGCCGGCGTTACGGACGCATTGTCCAGCAACAGCCAGGAACCCAGCGGTTTCATGCCGAACACCACGGTGACGGTCGAAAACCAGGGCACCGCAACAAAAGACGAGGTTCTTGCCGCTGCGCGTGAAACGATCGCCACTCTCGACGGGTGGACCGAGGTGAAGTACACCGAGATCGACGTCGACGGACAGCAGGGTTTCCGCCTCTCCGGAACCTGGACCGCCCCAAACCTGGACGTTCCGCTCTACGCCGTCATGACGGTCGTCGCTTACCAAGCCGACGACAACTCGCCGGTCTACCTGGTCAGCTTTGCAAACCAGTTCACCGACACGACGAACATGCAGACCTCCAACCAGGTGGAAGAAATCAACACCTCGATCGAATTCGGCTGA
- a CDS encoding biotin-dependent carboxyltransferase family protein — protein MAWLEVVRTGPLATVQDRGRRGYGALGVGRSGAVDMISHDSANRLVGNTFRAATIEVTAGGFAMRAVGSMTVAATGARVPLAVDGRPAPDYASIHLGSGSILELGYSTTGLRTYISARGGVDVPQVLGSRSTDTLSGLGPPPLAAGDLVLLGAEEGTWPTEELIPPPAPALGAVPIEITLGPRNSWFTAASVHALLHTTWKVTEHTNRVGVRLQGQGPLHRSRTGELPSEGVVTGSIQVPPGGQPVVFLADHPVTGGYPVIAVVSDAGIASLAQLRPGSTITFKATTRPS, from the coding sequence ATGGCCTGGCTCGAGGTTGTGCGTACCGGCCCGCTCGCCACAGTTCAGGACCGCGGGCGGAGAGGCTACGGTGCCCTCGGGGTCGGAAGATCCGGCGCCGTCGACATGATCTCGCACGACAGCGCCAACAGACTCGTAGGCAACACTTTTCGAGCAGCAACCATCGAAGTCACCGCTGGCGGTTTCGCTATGCGGGCCGTCGGTTCGATGACGGTGGCAGCGACAGGCGCGCGGGTGCCGCTGGCCGTCGACGGACGGCCGGCACCTGACTACGCGAGCATCCATCTGGGTAGTGGCAGCATTCTCGAATTGGGTTACAGCACAACCGGGTTGAGAACGTATATCTCTGCACGCGGTGGCGTCGACGTCCCGCAGGTACTCGGAAGCAGATCCACCGACACGCTCTCCGGACTCGGGCCGCCGCCGCTCGCCGCCGGCGATCTAGTCCTCCTCGGGGCCGAGGAAGGGACGTGGCCCACCGAAGAGTTGATTCCACCGCCCGCACCTGCACTCGGCGCGGTTCCGATCGAGATCACGCTCGGCCCCCGAAATTCCTGGTTCACCGCCGCATCCGTTCACGCGCTCCTTCACACCACGTGGAAAGTCACCGAACACACCAACCGAGTCGGGGTCCGGCTACAGGGCCAAGGGCCTTTGCATCGCTCACGCACCGGGGAATTGCCGAGCGAAGGCGTCGTGACGGGATCCATCCAGGTGCCGCCAGGCGGCCAGCCCGTCGTGTTCCTCGCCGACCATCCCGTGACCGGCGGATACCCGGTCATCGCCGTCGTTTCCGACGCCGGGATTGCGTCGCTGGCACAGCTGCGGCCCGGCAGCACCATTACCTTCAAGGCCACTACTCGGCCGTCGTAG
- the pxpB gene encoding 5-oxoprolinase subunit PxpB, translating into MIAILPAGESAVLVEYDELPSVLGNFRALDASRIPGVIDLIPAARTILIEYDNTITAHQLVEKWVRGAVPIELTADESGRPAVEIPVRYDGPDLVEVGKLTGLGVDGVIDAHTAASWTVAFIGFAPGFAYLTSNERKLEVPRRSDPRRQVPAGAVGLAGPFSGVYPRSSPGGWQLIGTTELSVWDAERRPPALLLPGTTVTFVRA; encoded by the coding sequence ATGATCGCGATCCTGCCCGCCGGTGAATCCGCAGTCCTCGTCGAGTACGACGAACTGCCGAGTGTGCTGGGCAACTTCAGGGCTCTCGACGCCAGTCGGATCCCCGGAGTGATCGACCTGATTCCCGCGGCGCGAACCATCTTGATCGAGTACGACAACACGATCACCGCGCACCAACTGGTGGAGAAATGGGTACGTGGGGCCGTACCGATCGAACTCACAGCTGACGAGAGTGGGCGGCCTGCCGTCGAGATTCCGGTCCGCTACGACGGCCCCGATCTCGTAGAGGTGGGCAAGCTGACCGGCCTCGGGGTCGACGGTGTGATCGACGCTCACACGGCTGCGTCGTGGACCGTCGCGTTCATCGGTTTCGCCCCCGGCTTCGCGTATCTGACCAGCAACGAGAGAAAGCTCGAAGTTCCACGTCGATCGGACCCGCGCAGGCAGGTCCCGGCCGGTGCAGTCGGGTTGGCCGGACCGTTCTCGGGCGTCTACCCGCGTAGCTCCCCGGGCGGCTGGCAGTTGATCGGAACGACGGAACTGTCGGTGTGGGATGCCGAGCGCCGCCCGCCGGCGCTGCTTCTACCCGGCACCACAGTCACCTTTGTCCGTGCATGA
- a CDS encoding LamB/YcsF family protein, with amino-acid sequence MGYSVDLNSDLGEGFGAWTLGDDDAMLELVTSANIACGFHAGDPTTLLATCESAATRGVRIGAQVGYRDLAGFGRRFIDMSPKDLTADVIYQIGALDGLARVAGSRVTYVKPHGALYNAIVHHRRQARAVVAAVVAYDSSLPVLGLPGSVFLEEAREAGLDVVAEAFADRAYTAEGTLVPRTESGAVLHDPTLVAERVRRMVVDGELDAVDGSTLKVAAASVCVHGDSPAAVDMAVAIRALLESSDVEITPFT; translated from the coding sequence ATGGGTTACAGCGTTGATCTGAACAGCGACCTCGGCGAGGGCTTCGGAGCCTGGACCCTGGGCGACGACGACGCCATGCTCGAACTTGTCACCAGCGCGAACATCGCCTGCGGATTCCATGCCGGCGACCCGACGACGCTGTTGGCGACTTGCGAATCCGCCGCCACCCGCGGCGTCCGGATCGGCGCGCAGGTGGGGTACCGAGACCTCGCCGGTTTCGGCAGACGCTTCATCGACATGTCCCCGAAAGACCTCACCGCCGACGTCATTTATCAAATAGGGGCACTCGACGGTTTGGCTCGTGTCGCCGGATCGCGGGTCACGTATGTCAAACCCCACGGCGCGCTCTACAACGCAATAGTCCATCACCGACGGCAGGCGCGGGCAGTGGTCGCCGCCGTCGTTGCCTACGACAGTTCGCTACCTGTTCTCGGACTACCAGGTTCGGTGTTCCTGGAAGAGGCGCGCGAAGCCGGTCTCGACGTGGTCGCCGAGGCTTTTGCCGATCGTGCGTACACGGCGGAAGGCACCTTGGTCCCCCGCACCGAGTCGGGCGCCGTTCTGCACGACCCGACGCTTGTTGCAGAACGGGTTCGGCGAATGGTCGTAGACGGCGAGTTGGACGCAGTCGACGGGAGCACGTTGAAAGTCGCTGCCGCATCGGTGTGCGTGCACGGTGACAGTCCGGCAGCCGTCGACATGGCCGTGGCAATCCGCGCTCTCCTCGAATCTTCCGATGTCGAGATCACGCCGTTCACATGA
- a CDS encoding metal ABC transporter permease — translation MSNKFTDAMSRMFDVSATVDLLQYDFVQQALIAGAILGLLAGIIGPLIVSRQMSFSVHGTSELSLTGASAALLVGVGVGFGAIVGSVVAAVLFGLLGAKARDRDSVIGVIMAFGLGLSVLFLWAYDGRTGTSFSLLVGQIVAPGNSGLELLLLCAVIVIGTLGFIYRPLLFASTDPEVAAARGVPVRALSIVFAVLVGITAALGVQIVGALLVMSLLITPAAAAAYVTASPLKATILSVVFAELAAVGGILLSLAPGVPVSSFVTSVSFVIYLICRLFGSARRKNAGRIPAHA, via the coding sequence GTGAGTAACAAGTTCACCGACGCGATGTCGCGGATGTTCGACGTGTCCGCCACCGTCGACCTACTGCAGTACGACTTCGTCCAACAGGCGTTGATTGCCGGTGCCATCCTCGGATTGTTGGCAGGCATCATCGGGCCGCTGATCGTGAGCCGTCAGATGTCGTTCTCGGTGCACGGAACGAGTGAGCTGTCACTGACGGGCGCATCCGCCGCACTTCTCGTCGGTGTGGGCGTCGGCTTCGGTGCCATCGTCGGATCCGTGGTCGCGGCAGTGCTGTTCGGACTGCTCGGAGCCAAAGCGCGCGACCGAGATTCGGTGATCGGCGTGATCATGGCTTTCGGCCTCGGCCTGTCGGTGTTGTTCCTCTGGGCGTACGACGGTCGCACGGGAACCAGCTTCTCGTTGTTGGTCGGACAGATCGTGGCGCCGGGAAACAGCGGTCTCGAACTTCTGCTGCTGTGCGCGGTCATCGTGATCGGCACACTCGGATTCATCTACCGCCCTTTGCTGTTCGCAAGCACCGACCCCGAAGTTGCTGCAGCTCGCGGTGTTCCGGTTCGGGCACTGTCGATCGTGTTCGCAGTGTTGGTCGGCATCACCGCAGCACTCGGCGTACAGATCGTCGGTGCTCTGCTGGTGATGTCGCTGCTGATCACCCCCGCAGCGGCCGCCGCGTACGTCACGGCAAGCCCACTCAAGGCCACGATCCTCTCCGTCGTGTTCGCCGAACTGGCAGCCGTCGGCGGCATCCTTCTCTCGCTGGCCCCCGGCGTTCCCGTCTCGAGTTTCGTCACCTCGGTCTCGTTCGTGATCTACCTGATATGCCGACTCTTCGGATCCGCACGTCGCAAGAATGCCGGACGGATTCCGGCGCACGCCTGA
- a CDS encoding metal ABC transporter ATP-binding protein yields the protein MPSGNTAPSAASVPAVTLKDARLSFGARTLWDGLDLEVQPGEFIAVLGPNGSGKTSLLKILLGQLQLSGGSAQIVGTPARAGNSHVGYIPQQKSIDDGLPLRGRDLVGLGVDGHQWGTGLLRRGRRRKIVDDAIAQVSAQSFADAPIGSMSGGEQQRLRIAQALVGDPRILLCDEPLLSLDLANQHLVSTLIDKRRRSHDTAVLFVTHEINPILPLVDRVLYLVDGKFRIGTPAEVMTSEVLSDLYNTDVEVLQVRGRLVVIGTGDAIDALGSAGGLRPGEGVHHSDEDHHQ from the coding sequence GTGCCTTCTGGTAACACCGCGCCTTCAGCGGCCTCCGTGCCCGCTGTGACGCTGAAGGACGCTCGATTGTCCTTCGGCGCCCGCACATTGTGGGACGGGCTCGATCTCGAGGTACAGCCAGGTGAGTTCATCGCCGTACTCGGGCCGAACGGGTCGGGCAAGACCTCGCTCCTGAAGATTCTGCTGGGCCAACTACAACTCAGCGGCGGCAGTGCACAGATCGTCGGCACGCCGGCACGGGCCGGGAACTCACACGTCGGGTACATCCCGCAGCAGAAATCCATCGACGACGGCCTCCCGCTCCGCGGCCGCGACCTGGTCGGCCTCGGCGTCGACGGTCACCAGTGGGGTACGGGGTTACTGCGTCGGGGTCGTCGCCGCAAGATCGTCGACGACGCCATCGCACAGGTCAGCGCCCAGTCGTTCGCCGACGCTCCCATCGGTTCCATGTCCGGCGGTGAGCAGCAGCGACTGCGGATCGCACAGGCTTTGGTCGGCGACCCGCGGATCCTGCTGTGCGATGAGCCGCTGCTCAGCCTCGACCTCGCCAACCAGCACCTGGTCTCGACGCTGATCGACAAGCGTCGGCGCAGCCATGACACCGCGGTGCTGTTCGTGACGCACGAGATCAATCCGATCCTGCCGTTGGTGGATCGAGTGCTCTATCTGGTGGACGGCAAATTCCGGATCGGGACGCCGGCCGAAGTGATGACGTCCGAAGTTCTCTCGGATCTGTACAACACCGACGTCGAAGTGTTGCAGGTTCGTGGCCGCCTCGTCGTGATCGGCACCGGCGACGCCATCGACGCGCTCGGCAGCGCAGGCGGACTACGCCCGGGAGAAGGCGTTCACCATTCTGATGAGGATCACCACCAGTGA